AGTAATTTAATGGGTTTAAAAGTGATTGACCCAACAGGAAGAGATGTAACACCAGATAAGTTGAAAAAAGAACAACAGAGATATAAAAAACAACATTAAATCAAAGGAGTGGCAACAGACAAAATGAATAGAGAAAGCAGACGGAAGTTGCTCTTTTTCACCGCTTGTATGATGGTACTGGTCTTGGCTGCCTGTGGCCAGGGAACAATCGATACGCAAACGGGAGCAGGAGATGCAGAAGAAACGGGCCAGGAAACAGAAGAAGAAACTGTAGCAAACGAATCAAGTGAAGAGGAAGCTGGTACAGAAGAACAGGATGAAGCCGAGAACGGCAATAACGAACAACAGGGTGAAATTGTGACCATGACTTTTTACTATACGGATGAAGACTTGTTAGAATTAGTCGAAGAGCAACATGAAGTGATGTTTGAAGACGAAGAGGGGAAAATGCGCGCCGTTTGGGATCATTTACAACATCCACAGACAGATAAGGCCATTGCCCTGTGGGAAAATTTTAGTCTGAATGATATGAGATTGGAAGGTTCGACCTTAGTTATCGATGTATCCATGCATGAAGGTGTTTATTTTGGTTCAAGTGCAGAAGGATTTGCGATCCAAACACTGTTGCAGACATTCGCCCAAGTCGACGGTATTGAACAGATTCAATTATTGGTTGATGGAGAAAAACAAGAAACACTGGCTGGTCATATCAGTATTGAAGAACCTATTTCGGTAGATACTGAAGTCTATTCTACCCAGTAAGTTATTCAAAAACACCGGATACTGACTTAGACGAAAAATGTTTTTGCTTGAAATAAAAGCTGGCTCCGCAACAAAGAGTCAGCTTTTTCTTTGGGCTAATTATATTGTTATCATTGTATGGAAACGATG
This window of the Caldalkalibacillus uzonensis genome carries:
- a CDS encoding GerMN domain-containing protein encodes the protein MNRESRRKLLFFTACMMVLVLAACGQGTIDTQTGAGDAEETGQETEEETVANESSEEEAGTEEQDEAENGNNEQQGEIVTMTFYYTDEDLLELVEEQHEVMFEDEEGKMRAVWDHLQHPQTDKAIALWENFSLNDMRLEGSTLVIDVSMHEGVYFGSSAEGFAIQTLLQTFAQVDGIEQIQLLVDGEKQETLAGHISIEEPISVDTEVYSTQ